The following proteins are co-located in the Frigidibacter mobilis genome:
- a CDS encoding TRAP transporter small permease subunit — MTLLCLPAVWVSWLTLPLILTILLSVILAKMGQNTLIGWEGTIPVLGRALTVNSLFDIQWYIFAMLVLFGGIWALREDRHVSVDFLSLLMSPRQRLWVRMLGDLVFLVPFCAIIAWYGADFAEVAFRTAEGSTQGGLNSRWFIKMMLPLSFAMLGLLGLIRAIGTAIQLYRGDLTEDIQ, encoded by the coding sequence ATGACACTACTCTGCCTTCCGGCGGTGTGGGTCAGCTGGCTGACCCTGCCGCTGATCCTGACCATCCTGCTGTCGGTCATCCTGGCCAAGATGGGGCAGAACACCCTGATCGGCTGGGAGGGAACCATCCCGGTGCTGGGGCGCGCGCTAACCGTCAACAGCCTCTTCGATATCCAGTGGTACATCTTTGCCATGCTGGTGCTATTTGGAGGGATCTGGGCCTTGCGCGAAGACCGGCATGTCTCGGTCGATTTCCTGTCATTGTTGATGAGCCCCCGCCAACGTCTCTGGGTGCGCATGCTCGGGGATCTCGTGTTCCTTGTGCCGTTCTGCGCCATCATCGCCTGGTATGGCGCTGACTTTGCCGAGGTCGCGTTCCGCACCGCCGAAGGATCGACCCAGGGCGGGCTGAACAGCCGCTGGTTTATCAAGATGATGCTGCCGCTTTCCTTTGCCATGCTGGGACTGCTGGGGCTGATCCGTGCGATCGGCACCGCTATCCAGCTTTACCGCGGCGACCTTACCGAGGATATCCAATGA
- a CDS encoding TRAP transporter substrate-binding protein encodes MRNSNRAPICAVVALAIVTGAAAQAQTYDLQSVFGLNVPSIGPSPQLWADRVNEMTDGAVTINVHGAGDFVPPFEVFGAVSSGALPMGFDWIGYWAQQIPVANLVGSMPFGPSPDVALGWMFEGGGLEIIQRAYDPFNVKVLPCHLVGAEAGGWFNREINTAADLQGLNMRIAGLGGMAMARLGANTQLVPAGEIFLSLETGRIDAAEFSAPQLDVGFGFQRVTKYYYFPGWHQPSSWDSIIINMDVWNSFDERTQNTMTEACQANIAFNLGDQINSQAEAIATIRGAGTNVRRFPDDVLLALREASDAVLDEQAQQDPIFAEALESLRAYMSSVGEWSTLQALPAR; translated from the coding sequence ATGAGGAATTCCAATCGGGCGCCCATATGCGCCGTGGTTGCGCTGGCCATTGTGACTGGTGCGGCGGCGCAGGCCCAAACCTACGATCTACAGAGCGTCTTTGGGCTGAACGTGCCCTCCATCGGCCCTAGCCCTCAGCTCTGGGCCGACCGCGTCAACGAAATGACCGACGGGGCGGTGACGATCAACGTGCACGGCGCGGGCGATTTCGTGCCGCCATTCGAAGTCTTCGGTGCCGTCAGTTCGGGCGCGCTGCCGATGGGCTTTGACTGGATTGGGTATTGGGCGCAGCAGATCCCGGTGGCGAACCTCGTCGGGTCCATGCCCTTCGGTCCCTCGCCCGATGTTGCACTGGGCTGGATGTTCGAGGGTGGCGGTCTGGAGATCATCCAGCGCGCCTACGACCCGTTCAACGTCAAGGTCCTGCCCTGCCACCTGGTCGGCGCCGAGGCCGGCGGCTGGTTCAACCGTGAGATCAACACTGCGGCAGACCTGCAGGGCCTGAACATGCGCATCGCGGGCCTTGGCGGCATGGCGATGGCACGCCTTGGCGCGAACACGCAGCTGGTCCCGGCGGGCGAGATCTTCCTGTCGCTGGAAACGGGGCGCATCGACGCCGCCGAATTCTCGGCACCGCAACTTGATGTGGGCTTCGGCTTTCAGCGCGTGACGAAATACTACTACTTCCCCGGGTGGCACCAGCCGTCGAGCTGGGACAGCATCATCATCAACATGGATGTTTGGAACAGCTTCGACGAACGCACCCAAAACACCATGACCGAGGCTTGCCAGGCCAACATTGCCTTCAACCTGGGCGACCAGATCAACAGCCAGGCCGAAGCCATCGCCACCATCCGCGGCGCCGGCACCAACGTGCGCCGCTTCCCCGATGACGTGCTTCTCGCGCTGCGCGAGGCGTCGGACGCCGTGCTGGACGAACAGGCCCAGCAGGACCCGATCTTCGCCGAGGCCTTGGAATCGCTGCGCGCCTACATGTCCAGCGTCGGCGAATGGAGCACGCTTCAGGCCCTTCCGGCCCGCTAA
- a CDS encoding SDR family NAD(P)-dependent oxidoreductase, whose amino-acid sequence MQGLSLGLEGVVAVVTGAAQGNGRAIALGLAAAGARVACCDLQGDLVAALAEEMRAAGGSALGITLDVTKAASCAEAARQVAEVLGDTSVLVNNAGIIRRTQPDADTFAQDWDAVIAVNATGTMQMIQALLPQLRATQGRIVNLGSIMSVTAGPGLAAYAASKGAVLQLTKVLAHDLAPDGIRVNTIAPGVIETPMTSVTRADPDTLGRFMAHTPLRRPGRPEELVGPVLFLASAASSYVTGALLPVDGGYLAA is encoded by the coding sequence ATGCAGGGTTTATCGCTTGGGTTGGAAGGCGTGGTCGCCGTGGTCACAGGTGCCGCGCAGGGCAATGGCCGCGCGATTGCGCTTGGGCTGGCTGCCGCCGGCGCGCGGGTGGCGTGCTGCGATCTACAGGGCGATCTGGTGGCGGCGCTGGCTGAAGAGATGCGCGCGGCTGGCGGATCGGCCCTTGGGATCACCCTGGATGTGACCAAGGCCGCAAGCTGTGCCGAGGCCGCGCGGCAGGTGGCGGAGGTGCTGGGTGACACCTCGGTTCTGGTCAACAATGCCGGGATCATCCGCCGCACCCAGCCCGATGCCGATACCTTCGCGCAGGACTGGGATGCCGTGATCGCGGTCAACGCGACCGGGACGATGCAGATGATCCAGGCCCTCCTACCACAGCTGCGCGCGACGCAGGGCCGCATCGTCAATCTCGGGTCGATCATGTCGGTGACGGCCGGCCCGGGCCTTGCGGCCTATGCGGCGTCCAAGGGGGCGGTGCTGCAGTTGACCAAGGTGCTGGCGCATGACCTTGCCCCCGACGGCATCCGCGTCAACACCATCGCCCCCGGCGTGATCGAGACGCCGATGACCTCGGTTACGCGCGCCGATCCCGACACACTCGGCCGCTTCATGGCCCACACGCCCCTGCGCCGCCCCGGCCGCCCCGAAGAGCTGGTGGGGCCGGTCCTGTTCCTCGCCTCGGCGGCATCCAGCTATGTGACGGGAGCCCTGCTGCCCGTCGACGGCGGCTATCTAGCCGCATAA